A single region of the Moorena sp. SIOASIH genome encodes:
- a CDS encoding LysM peptidoglycan-binding domain-containing protein, whose amino-acid sequence MTLLQRLLNTLRLGKLTITPLKQDGNQYKRLCPISVQFNPESYSISKSVNWGPPENSNRQECKTQRKVNAPTVEFKGGGSRQLTLELFFDVTERGIFQDVRQETNKIVALTRIDRDQGHPPVCEIFWGGAPVGSDFPFIGVITSLTQNFTLFKSNGQPLRANLNVTVLEFLGPLADQRQTDPELTTHIIKGGDTLSDISAQFYRNPKLWRIIAEANQLDDPRNLEKYIGQTLTIPKLG is encoded by the coding sequence ATGACACTATTACAACGACTATTAAATACGCTGAGATTAGGGAAATTGACCATTACTCCCTTAAAACAAGATGGTAATCAGTACAAAAGGTTGTGCCCAATTTCAGTGCAATTTAATCCAGAATCTTATTCTATCAGTAAATCAGTCAACTGGGGACCACCGGAAAACTCTAATAGACAAGAATGCAAAACCCAAAGAAAGGTTAATGCGCCCACTGTGGAATTTAAAGGAGGTGGTAGTCGTCAGCTAACGTTGGAACTGTTTTTCGATGTCACTGAAAGAGGTATTTTTCAGGATGTACGACAAGAAACCAACAAAATTGTAGCTCTAACTCGCATTGATCGAGATCAAGGTCATCCGCCAGTTTGTGAAATTTTTTGGGGTGGCGCTCCTGTTGGTTCCGATTTCCCTTTTATTGGTGTCATTACCAGTTTGACCCAAAACTTCACCCTCTTTAAAAGCAATGGTCAACCCCTCAGAGCTAATTTAAACGTTACTGTCCTAGAATTTCTCGGTCCATTAGCAGACCAACGTCAAACCGATCCTGAACTTACCACTCATATTATCAAGGGTGGGGATACGTTAAGCGATATATCAGCCCAATTTTACCGGAATCCTAAACTTTGGCGCATTATTGCCGAAGCTAATCAACTTGATGATCCACGTAACTTAGAAAAGTACATTGGTCAAACGTTAACTATTCCAAAATTAGGTTGA
- a CDS encoding contractile injection system protein, VgrG/Pvc8 family: MPVANRESPLVPNFEIIINGSPLPVEAKLHVISLTVDHDVKLPGMFTLELTDSDSKQEETTWINDEELFAIGNVLEVKLGYDDDLETLIVGEITGIDPEFVFDRLPRLTVRGYDRRHRLQLGKKTQTFLQQKDSDIAAKIARDAGLTAKVEDSQVVHEYILQAEQTDIEFLQQRAKRIHYEVVVEDKTLFFRPVGNAESEILTLSFEDDLMEFYPHLSSMGQISELTVRGWNPKEKQEIVGQAKVGDEVSTMGGQKSGAALVEDAFSTAVVQVSDRPVLTQAEADQFAKARFNNVALTLVTGEGVCWGRTDLRAGKVIKIEGLAKRFNGQYYVTATVNHYHAQSGYRTHFTARRNST; the protein is encoded by the coding sequence ATGCCAGTTGCTAACCGCGAAAGCCCTCTTGTTCCTAATTTTGAGATTATCATCAACGGCTCACCCTTGCCTGTGGAAGCGAAATTGCACGTCATTAGCCTTACCGTTGACCATGATGTAAAATTACCAGGCATGTTTACACTGGAACTTACAGATTCAGATAGTAAGCAAGAAGAAACGACTTGGATTAATGACGAAGAACTGTTTGCCATTGGCAATGTTTTAGAAGTTAAACTCGGCTATGATGATGATTTAGAAACCCTGATTGTTGGCGAAATTACTGGCATAGACCCAGAATTTGTCTTTGATAGACTGCCCAGATTAACAGTGCGGGGTTATGACCGTCGCCATCGTCTCCAGCTAGGTAAAAAAACCCAAACCTTCCTCCAGCAGAAAGATAGTGATATTGCTGCCAAAATTGCTAGGGATGCAGGACTCACGGCTAAAGTTGAAGATAGCCAGGTAGTGCATGAATATATTTTACAAGCCGAGCAAACAGACATTGAGTTTTTGCAACAGAGAGCTAAACGGATTCACTACGAAGTAGTTGTTGAAGATAAAACCCTATTTTTCCGACCTGTAGGTAATGCCGAAAGTGAGATTCTAACCCTGAGCTTTGAGGATGACTTGATGGAATTTTATCCCCATTTGTCTTCTATGGGCCAAATAAGTGAGTTAACAGTGCGGGGTTGGAATCCTAAAGAAAAGCAAGAGATTGTTGGACAAGCAAAGGTTGGGGATGAAGTTTCAACAATGGGGGGACAAAAAAGTGGTGCTGCCCTGGTTGAAGACGCTTTTAGTACAGCAGTTGTTCAAGTCAGCGATCGCCCAGTATTAACTCAAGCAGAAGCAGATCAATTTGCCAAAGCCCGCTTCAATAATGTCGCACTGACCTTAGTTACTGGTGAAGGGGTTTGTTGGGGGCGTACAGATTTACGAGCAGGCAAAGTCATCAAGATTGAGGGCTTAGCAAAACGCTTCAACGGTCAGTATTATGTCACTGCCACTGTTAATCATTATCACGCCCAGTCGGGATATCGTACCCATTTTACAGCTCGGAGGAATAGCACATGA
- a CDS encoding phage baseplate assembly protein V: MKLFDLLTDTGQREAHASRIYGVVVGVVTNNEDPEGLGRVKVKYPWLSDEDESDWARVATLMAGNERGIYFLPEVDDEVLVAFEHGDVRLPYIIGSLWNGKELPPATNEDGANNIRVIKSRSGHVIRLNDEEGAETIEIVDKTEKNSIIFDTANNTIAITSDGDITLSASQGNIKLEAQNIEIKSSADTKVESGAGMELKASSTMNLKGQTINLN, encoded by the coding sequence ATGAAGTTATTTGACCTATTAACTGATACGGGGCAAAGGGAAGCTCATGCTTCTCGTATTTATGGTGTCGTAGTTGGTGTAGTTACCAACAATGAAGACCCAGAAGGACTAGGTCGGGTTAAAGTGAAATACCCCTGGCTAAGTGATGAAGACGAAAGTGACTGGGCGCGGGTAGCCACACTAATGGCAGGAAATGAACGAGGGATTTATTTTTTGCCGGAAGTAGATGACGAAGTATTAGTAGCTTTTGAACATGGTGATGTACGCTTGCCCTATATTATCGGGTCTTTGTGGAATGGTAAAGAATTACCACCAGCAACTAATGAAGATGGTGCTAATAATATCCGGGTAATCAAATCCCGTAGCGGTCATGTAATCCGTCTCAATGATGAAGAGGGGGCAGAAACTATTGAAATTGTTGATAAAACCGAGAAAAACAGTATTATTTTTGATACAGCTAACAACACCATTGCTATTACCAGCGATGGAGACATTACTTTATCAGCATCTCAAGGTAATATTAAACTAGAGGCACAAAATATTGAAATCAAATCTTCAGCAGATACCAAAGTTGAATCCGGTGCAGGAATGGAGCTTAAGGCCAGCAGCACCATGAATCTTAAAGGTCAAACTATTAATCTAAACTAG